One window of the Carnobacterium maltaromaticum DSM 20342 genome contains the following:
- a CDS encoding (deoxy)nucleoside triphosphate pyrophosphohydrolase, with amino-acid sequence MKKDIYVVGAVILENGKILCAQRGMTKSLGNMWEFPGGKIEEGETPQGALRREIEEEMLCTVEIGDLIEETVYEYDFGVVHLTTFYCKLLKGRPTLTEHIAIEWLKPNELEKLEWAPADIPAVNKIMKDF; translated from the coding sequence ATGAAGAAAGATATTTATGTAGTTGGTGCAGTTATACTAGAAAATGGAAAAATACTTTGTGCTCAAAGAGGAATGACTAAATCACTTGGTAATATGTGGGAGTTTCCAGGCGGGAAAATTGAAGAAGGTGAAACTCCACAAGGGGCATTAAGGCGAGAAATTGAAGAGGAAATGCTTTGTACAGTTGAAATTGGTGACTTGATAGAAGAAACTGTTTATGAGTATGATTTTGGAGTTGTCCACTTAACTACATTTTATTGTAAGTTGTTAAAAGGACGACCAACTTTAACTGAACATATTGCTATCGAGTGGCTAAAGCCTAATGAGTTAGAAAAGTTAGAATGGGCACCTGCTGATATTCCAGCAGTAAATAAAATTATGAAGGACTTTTAA
- a CDS encoding helix-turn-helix domain-containing protein translates to MTLGEKIKMLRQKKGLTQAQLADLLFLKQNAISAYEKDVNQPSLEMIKKMATIFNVSADYLLGIDEANKNSSLEKTFQHILEEVIYEESYAYIKDGDVTDETAEILKLMIKKDFKLLDDIYKN, encoded by the coding sequence ATGACTCTTGGAGAAAAAATTAAGATGTTACGCCAAAAGAAAGGCTTAACTCAAGCACAGTTGGCAGATTTATTATTTTTAAAGCAGAATGCAATTAGTGCTTATGAAAAAGATGTCAATCAACCGTCCTTAGAGATGATTAAGAAAATGGCTACAATCTTTAACGTTTCTGCAGATTACTTACTTGGTATTGATGAAGCCAATAAAAACTCTTCGTTGGAAAAGACTTTCCAACATATTTTAGAGGAAGTTATCTATGAAGAAAGTTACGCGTATATTAAAGATGGCGATGTGACAGACGAAACCGCTGAAATCTTGAAATTGATGATAAAAAAAGATTTTAAATTACTGGACGATATTTATAAAAATTAG
- a CDS encoding DUF3427 domain-containing protein — translation MDNFIGQLKESLHKGFIDSSATMLETYKPELLINNREKNETVLATLLDELENCNTFIFSVAFITESGLASLKAHLLNLKSKGISGRILTSYYLSFNNPRVFKELMKLDNVEVRLTDSPGFHAKGYLFDNGEYSSVIIGSSNLTMNALKVNYEWNIKLTSHENGEIVKSLNQQISTLWEESIELTEEWISKYELMYTPIVNTKKVDQLNYQPKKITYKELAELEEEECSEYSISDKEYFIKPNKMQKKALKSIEEVRNNGENKALVISATGTGKTYLSAFDVRDFKPKRMLFIVHREQILRKAKSDFQKIIGGSEEDFGILSGNSKNTSAKYLFATIHTISKDSTLKEFSAETFDYILIDEVHKAGANSYLKVLDYFTPNFLLGMTATPERTDNFNIYDLFNYNIAYEIRLQEALEEDMLCPFHYFGVTDYVYEGKKDDDTSVLSKIAPEEHVNHIIEKIAYYGFSGDKVRGLIFCSRTSEAVELSSLLNERGFRTTSLIGADLPEHREEKITELESGQLDYIITVDIFNEGIDIPSVNQVIMLRQTKSSIIFIQQLGRGLRKDESKEFVTIIDFIGNYKTNYLIPIALSGDNSFNKDNIRRDMLDMNYIKGISTINFETVAKKRIFDSISDSNLTNLKKLKDSYEALKNRIGRVPYLIDYIKNFSVDPLVLINSSHTNYHLFLSKLKENPSTLTEYENQVLTMLSIEILNGKRVHELILLNKLEQNKKISMLEYKELLDNKEYISDEATIQSAVNILNLSFFKDGTKSKYGSQPLIRLTDGNTLVFTDQVEKSLENNNYFRNLFKDILSVGFKKNEDYVANSPLTLYKKYTRKDVCRLLNWEKDEQSTMYGYLVKHDTCPIFITYHKSDEVESSINYGDEFLNPDVLRWFTKSRRTLESKDVKKIINAEKNRVKIHIFVKKDNDEGTDFYYLGEAKVNNDSVEEGQMKGKEGELLSVVHMDMVMENTLDAKIYSYLKTE, via the coding sequence ATGGATAATTTTATTGGACAGTTAAAAGAATCACTCCACAAAGGTTTTATAGATAGTAGTGCTACTATGTTAGAAACATACAAACCTGAATTACTTATAAATAATAGAGAAAAAAATGAAACGGTTTTAGCAACATTGTTAGATGAATTAGAAAACTGTAACACATTTATATTTTCTGTGGCTTTTATTACAGAAAGTGGATTAGCATCTTTAAAGGCCCATTTATTAAATCTTAAAAGTAAAGGTATATCAGGACGCATTTTAACCTCTTATTATTTAAGTTTCAATAATCCTAGAGTATTTAAAGAACTGATGAAACTTGATAATGTCGAAGTACGGCTGACAGATTCTCCAGGATTCCACGCAAAAGGCTATCTTTTTGATAATGGAGAGTACTCTTCAGTTATCATAGGAAGTTCAAATTTGACCATGAATGCACTAAAAGTAAATTACGAATGGAATATAAAGTTAACTTCTCATGAAAATGGAGAGATTGTAAAAAGTTTGAATCAACAAATAAGTACATTATGGGAAGAGTCTATTGAGCTAACAGAAGAGTGGATAAGCAAGTATGAATTAATGTATACACCAATTGTAAATACTAAAAAAGTTGACCAATTAAATTATCAACCAAAGAAAATAACTTATAAAGAATTAGCTGAATTGGAAGAAGAAGAGTGTAGTGAATATTCGATTTCAGATAAAGAATACTTTATAAAACCAAATAAAATGCAAAAAAAAGCTTTAAAATCAATAGAAGAGGTTCGGAATAATGGTGAAAATAAAGCCTTAGTTATTTCAGCAACTGGTACTGGAAAAACTTATTTGTCGGCTTTTGATGTTCGTGATTTTAAGCCAAAGCGCATGCTTTTTATAGTTCATAGAGAGCAAATTTTAAGAAAAGCCAAGTCAGACTTTCAGAAAATTATTGGTGGATCGGAAGAAGATTTCGGGATATTGTCTGGGAACTCTAAAAATACCAGTGCAAAGTATTTATTTGCAACAATTCATACTATTTCAAAAGATTCTACATTAAAAGAATTTTCTGCGGAAACATTTGATTATATATTGATTGATGAAGTGCATAAAGCTGGTGCTAACTCTTATTTGAAAGTTTTAGACTATTTTACACCAAATTTTTTATTGGGTATGACCGCAACGCCAGAAAGAACAGATAATTTTAATATTTATGATCTGTTTAACTATAATATTGCTTATGAGATTAGATTACAAGAAGCATTAGAAGAGGATATGCTGTGCCCTTTTCATTATTTTGGAGTAACAGATTATGTTTACGAAGGGAAAAAGGATGATGATACTAGTGTATTGTCTAAAATTGCACCGGAAGAACATGTAAATCACATTATTGAAAAAATAGCTTATTATGGTTTCTCCGGAGATAAAGTTCGCGGACTAATTTTTTGTAGTAGGACAAGTGAAGCTGTAGAGCTTTCTAGTTTGTTGAATGAGCGTGGTTTTAGGACAACATCATTAATTGGGGCTGACTTGCCAGAACATAGGGAAGAAAAAATTACAGAATTAGAGAGTGGTCAATTAGACTATATTATTACTGTAGATATTTTTAACGAAGGCATTGACATACCAAGCGTTAATCAAGTTATAATGTTGCGACAAACTAAATCTAGTATTATATTTATTCAACAGCTTGGTCGGGGATTACGTAAAGATGAAAGTAAAGAATTTGTAACAATTATAGATTTTATTGGAAATTATAAAACTAACTACTTAATTCCAATTGCTTTATCTGGTGATAATTCATTTAATAAAGATAATATTAGACGTGATATGCTTGATATGAACTACATTAAAGGAATTTCAACAATCAACTTTGAAACAGTTGCTAAAAAACGCATATTTGATTCTATTAGTGATAGTAATTTAACTAATTTAAAAAAATTGAAGGATTCTTATGAAGCTTTAAAAAATAGAATTGGTAGAGTTCCATATTTAATTGATTATATAAAGAATTTTTCCGTTGATCCATTAGTATTAATAAATAGCAGTCATACTAATTATCATTTATTTCTAAGTAAATTAAAAGAAAATCCGTCAACTCTTACAGAATATGAGAATCAAGTTTTAACAATGCTTTCAATAGAAATATTAAATGGAAAAAGAGTGCATGAACTCATATTATTAAATAAGTTGGAGCAAAATAAGAAAATTTCTATGCTCGAATATAAAGAATTACTAGATAATAAAGAGTATATCTCTGATGAAGCAACAATTCAGTCAGCAGTTAATATTTTGAATCTTTCATTTTTTAAAGATGGAACAAAATCTAAGTATGGCAGCCAACCGCTAATTAGGTTAACTGATGGAAATACATTAGTATTTACAGATCAAGTGGAAAAATCACTTGAAAATAATAACTATTTTAGAAATCTTTTCAAAGATATATTATCGGTAGGTTTTAAGAAAAATGAAGATTATGTAGCTAATAGTCCTCTGACATTGTATAAAAAATATACTCGAAAAGATGTATGTAGATTATTAAATTGGGAGAAAGATGAACAGTCAACAATGTATGGCTATCTCGTTAAACATGATACTTGCCCTATTTTTATTACCTATCATAAATCAGATGAGGTTGAATCAAGCATTAATTATGGGGATGAATTTTTAAATCCGGATGTATTAAGGTGGTTTACTAAAAGTAGAAGAACATTAGAGTCAAAAGATGTTAAAAAAATTATTAATGCAGAAAAAAATAGAGTTAAAATTCATATTTTTGTGAAAAAAGATAATGATGAAGGAACTGACTTCTATTATTTAGGTGAAGCTAAAGTTAATAATGACTCGGTTGAAGAAGGTCAAATGAAGGGAAAAGAAGGCGAATTATTAAGCGTAGTCCATATGGATATGGTTATGGAAAATACGTTAGATGCCAAAATATATAGTTATTTAAAGACAGAATAA
- a CDS encoding PTS lactose/cellobiose transporter subunit IIA, translated as MRDERTLNLTEQALKIILHAGDGKLLTTEALKHLENGESMQAEKKLDQAQESLRIARGTQMDVIQMETNGQKVPHLHLFAHAQDILMTATSEWTMATHIAVLVNKEDT; from the coding sequence ATGAGAGATGAGCGAACCTTAAATTTAACAGAACAAGCATTAAAGATCATTTTACACGCAGGTGATGGCAAACTATTAACCACAGAAGCATTAAAACATCTAGAAAATGGTGAAAGTATGCAGGCCGAAAAAAAGTTGGATCAAGCCCAGGAAAGTTTGAGAATTGCTAGAGGGACTCAGATGGATGTCATTCAAATGGAAACTAACGGTCAAAAAGTACCTCATCTACATTTATTTGCCCATGCCCAAGATATTCTAATGACGGCAACTAGTGAATGGACTATGGCAACCCACATAGCTGTTCTAGTTAATAAAGAGGATACATAG